The stretch of DNA GAGCAGGGGGTTGTCTGCGATGTCCGACGGCGGGATGTAGTACCACACGATGGCTCCGACGAGTAGCGTCGAAAAGACCGTCGCGACGAACAGGGCGAGGTTGAGCCACGGGACGCCGTCGATCCGGCCGTCGGCGGGCGTCGCGACGACGACCGTCTCGCGCGGTTCGCGGCCGGCTTCGAGGTCGACGCGGTAGCCGGCACGCCGGAACGGCTCGCGGAGTTCGTCGGCGAGCGAACTGCGGGGGACGAGCGGTTCGCCGTAGTAGCGGAGGCTGTCCCCGTCGCTCTCGGTGTCGCGGACGTAAAATACCGGTTCCAGGGCGTCAGACGGCGGCCCATCGACTCCGTCCATCGGCAGCCGGTACGTCGCTCAGTCGTATAAAACCCGTGAAGTAGGGGGGTGCCGTGTGACACGACGGCGAAGCCCGGCGGGGACCAGGCGACCGACGGGCCTACGCGGGTTCGATTCGCCAGGTGGTCGCGCTCGTGTACGACCACTTCTCGACGGACAGTTCAGTCGCGGAGTCGCGCAGTTTGACCATCAGGGCGCCGATCTCCTTGGGTGAGAGACCGACCTCGTCGGCGATGAACTTACTCTTGAAGTAGAGTTCACCGTCCTGCGCCTTCGAGAGCAGGTACTGCTTTAGCCGCTCCTCTTTCGACGCGCTGTCGTCGGTCTCGGTGGAGGGGTC from Haloplanus salinus encodes:
- a CDS encoding DUF7123 family protein, translating into MSATADPSTETDDSASKEERLKQYLLSKAQDGELYFKSKFIADEVGLSPKEIGALMVKLRDSATELSVEKWSYTSATTWRIEPA